The Nodosilinea sp. FACHB-141 genome has a segment encoding these proteins:
- a CDS encoding endonuclease/exonuclease/phosphatase family protein, with protein sequence MATSVFINEFHYDNTSTDIGEFIEIAGPAGTDLTGWRIVRYNGTNGLVYTTPAANETLSGLIPDQGNGFGTVVINYPSNGLQNGVPDGFALVNNLNQVVQFISYEGFFTAVDGPAAGLVSTNIGISQPDTEAVGASLQLTGTGTTYEDFAWARTATNTSGAANAGQIFSGVSDPAEPLINEFVFDHTGTDINEFAEIFGTASTNYSRYTLLQIEGDSGSTLGRITTAQTIGSTDANGYWTTGFLNNIYQNGTQTLLLVKGFTGSVNQVIDTNGDGVVDVTPWASVVDGVAVTDGGASDRTYTPVVLAPSYDGSTQRVGGASRIPNGTDTDTAAGWVRNDFDLAGIPGFAGTPVEGEALNTPGAANAVVEAPPPPVDLTAIYDIQGAGHSSALVGQQVVTTGIVTAIDSNGFYLQDAVGDGNIATADAIFVFTGSAPTVAVGDGLQVAGMVSEFIPGGASTRNLSTTQLGGSLTITTLSTGNVLPAAVLLGQGGRVPPTENIDDDAFGSFDPVTDGIDFFESLEGMRVTAQDLLVVNGTNGFGEIFGVVDGGAGATGLSTRGTLNLSPDDFNPERVQIQLDSGVFNFAFPEVNVGDNLGNVTGVVNYDFGNFQIVATEDFTGNVQSAGLQREVSTLTKGDDQLTVASYNVLNLDPNDGDGDTDVASGQFAAIAQQIVSNLNAPDVIALQEVQDNSGSTNDGVTAANVTLQTLVDAIAAAGGPTYAFIDNTFITNNASGGEPGANIRTAYLYDPSRVDLVEGSVATIGSQGSGEAFAGARLPLIATFNFNGEAVTLVNNHFSSKGGSAPIFGTAQPFEARQEDPTVNGSVDQRQAQSQVVQDYVNSLLGSDPTANVVVLGDLNEFEFVSPVAGLESAGLTNLTNTLPENERYSYIFQGSSQAIDHILVSDSLAATAEYDAVHVNTELAESLQASDHDPVLARLTIKAPNVITGTAQSDVLVGTDRNDTILASGGPDLITTGGGRDQIVYTSTGQTGVTITDFEVGADKLVFTDLLADIGYTGSNPLADGLVQIRSLGNSDRIQLSLHLDRVGGGRTQFTDFITFQGVDAAALNNAENFVF encoded by the coding sequence ATGGCAACTTCGGTTTTTATCAACGAGTTTCACTACGACAACACGAGCACCGATATTGGTGAATTTATTGAGATCGCTGGCCCAGCCGGTACCGATCTAACCGGCTGGCGCATCGTGCGCTACAACGGCACCAATGGTTTGGTCTACACCACCCCCGCCGCCAACGAGACGCTCAGCGGTCTGATTCCCGATCAGGGCAATGGCTTTGGCACCGTGGTAATTAATTACCCCAGCAACGGTCTACAAAACGGTGTTCCCGACGGCTTTGCCCTGGTCAATAACCTGAACCAGGTTGTGCAGTTCATCAGCTACGAGGGCTTTTTTACCGCCGTTGATGGCCCGGCGGCAGGCCTTGTCAGCACTAACATTGGCATTTCTCAGCCTGATACAGAAGCGGTTGGTGCTTCTCTACAGCTTACCGGCACCGGCACCACCTACGAAGACTTCGCCTGGGCACGCACCGCTACTAACACCAGTGGCGCAGCCAATGCTGGCCAAATCTTTAGTGGGGTAAGCGACCCAGCAGAACCGCTGATCAATGAGTTTGTGTTTGACCACACAGGCACCGATATTAACGAATTTGCGGAAATTTTCGGCACGGCCAGCACCAACTATTCGCGCTACACCTTGCTGCAAATCGAGGGCGACAGCGGCAGCACCTTGGGCCGCATTACCACTGCCCAGACCATAGGCAGTACTGACGCCAACGGCTACTGGACGACGGGCTTTTTGAACAACATTTATCAGAACGGCACCCAAACCCTGCTGCTGGTCAAAGGCTTTACCGGCAGCGTCAATCAGGTCATCGACACCAACGGTGATGGCGTGGTGGATGTTACCCCTTGGGCCAGCGTGGTGGATGGCGTGGCAGTGACCGATGGTGGGGCGAGCGATCGCACCTACACCCCGGTAGTGCTCGCCCCCAGCTACGACGGCAGCACCCAGCGGGTAGGCGGGGCCTCGCGCATTCCCAACGGTACGGACACCGATACCGCCGCTGGCTGGGTGCGCAACGACTTTGATCTGGCAGGCATTCCTGGCTTTGCGGGTACGCCTGTGGAGGGTGAAGCGCTGAATACCCCCGGTGCCGCCAACGCCGTAGTCGAGGCTCCGCCCCCGCCTGTGGATCTCACCGCTATCTACGACATTCAGGGGGCGGGGCACAGCTCTGCTCTGGTTGGGCAGCAGGTGGTAACCACGGGGATTGTCACTGCGATTGACAGTAACGGCTTCTATCTACAAGACGCTGTGGGCGACGGCAACATTGCCACTGCCGATGCCATTTTTGTGTTTACCGGCAGCGCCCCTACCGTAGCAGTGGGCGATGGGCTACAGGTTGCTGGCATGGTGTCGGAGTTTATCCCTGGTGGGGCCTCGACCCGTAACCTGTCAACGACCCAGCTCGGCGGCAGCCTAACCATCACCACCCTGAGCACCGGCAATGTCCTGCCTGCGGCGGTGCTCCTTGGCCAGGGCGGCCGCGTGCCCCCCACCGAAAATATTGACGACGACGCCTTTGGCAGCTTTGACCCCGTTACTGACGGCATCGACTTCTTCGAGTCGTTAGAGGGCATGCGCGTCACCGCTCAAGATTTGCTGGTGGTCAACGGCACCAACGGCTTTGGCGAAATCTTTGGGGTGGTTGACGGCGGTGCAGGGGCTACGGGACTGAGTACTCGCGGCACCCTCAATCTCAGCCCTGACGACTTTAACCCGGAGCGGGTGCAGATTCAGCTCGACAGCGGCGTGTTCAACTTTGCTTTCCCCGAGGTCAACGTAGGCGACAATCTGGGGAATGTCACTGGTGTAGTCAACTACGACTTCGGCAACTTCCAAATTGTCGCTACCGAGGACTTTACGGGCAATGTGCAGTCGGCGGGGCTGCAGCGGGAGGTCAGCACCTTAACCAAGGGCGACGACCAGCTCACGGTGGCTAGCTACAACGTGCTCAACCTTGACCCCAACGATGGCGACGGCGACACCGACGTTGCCAGTGGGCAGTTTGCGGCGATCGCCCAGCAGATCGTCAGCAACCTCAACGCCCCCGATGTCATTGCCCTCCAAGAGGTGCAGGATAATTCTGGCAGCACCAACGATGGGGTAACGGCAGCGAATGTGACATTGCAAACGCTAGTGGATGCGATCGCCGCTGCCGGGGGGCCTACCTATGCCTTTATCGACAACACCTTTATCACCAACAACGCCAGCGGCGGTGAGCCCGGAGCCAATATTCGCACTGCCTACCTATACGACCCCAGCCGGGTTGACCTGGTTGAAGGTTCGGTGGCTACCATTGGCAGCCAGGGCAGCGGCGAAGCCTTTGCTGGCGCCCGCCTACCCCTAATCGCCACCTTTAACTTCAACGGCGAAGCAGTCACCCTGGTAAACAATCACTTTTCGTCAAAGGGCGGCAGTGCTCCTATTTTTGGCACCGCACAACCCTTTGAAGCCCGCCAAGAAGACCCCACGGTCAATGGCTCAGTAGACCAGCGGCAGGCACAATCGCAAGTGGTGCAGGATTACGTCAACAGCTTGCTGGGCAGCGACCCCACCGCTAACGTGGTGGTGCTGGGCGACCTCAACGAGTTTGAGTTTGTCTCCCCCGTGGCAGGGCTGGAGAGTGCCGGACTCACCAATCTGACCAATACCCTGCCGGAGAACGAGCGCTACTCCTATATCTTCCAAGGTAGCTCCCAGGCGATCGACCATATTCTGGTCAGCGACAGCCTGGCGGCCACGGCGGAGTATGATGCAGTGCATGTCAACACCGAGTTAGCCGAATCTCTCCAGGCCAGCGACCACGACCCGGTGCTGGCCCGGTTGACGATCAAGGCTCCCAATGTGATCACTGGAACGGCTCAGAGCGATGTGCTGGTGGGTACCGACAGAAACGATACCATTCTGGCCAGCGGCGGCCCCGACCTAATTACCACTGGCGGTGGGCGTGACCAGATTGTCTATACCAGCACTGGGCAGACCGGTGTCACCATCACCGACTTTGAGGTCGGCGCTGACAAGCTGGTATTCACCGACCTGCTGGCGGACATTGGCTACACCGGCAGCAATCCCCTCGCCGATGGTTTGGTGCAGATTCGCAGCCTGGGCAACAGCGATCGCATTCAGCTCTCCCTTCATCTAGACCGCGTTGGCGGTGGCCGCACCCAGTTCACCGACTTCATTACCTTTCAAGGGGTAGATGCAGCGGCGCTAAACAACGCCGAGAACTTCGTGTTCTAG
- the ttcA gene encoding tRNA 2-thiocytidine(32) synthetase TtcA: protein MAAPKQPTSNSFKKLQGFLRSRVGQAIADYGMIGEGDRIMVCISGGKDSHTLLDILRHLQRSAPIHFDILAVNLDQKQPGFPAQVLPEYFEAIGVPYRIVEQDTYSTVKRVIPEGKTMCSLCSRLRRGILYRVAAEEGATRIALGHHRDDMIETLFLNMFHGGRLKAMPPKLLTDDRRHIVIRPLAYCPEADIARYARYREFPIIPCTLCGSQANLQRAQIKEMLQTWEKQWPGRTETLFRSLQNVAPSQLADPALFNFGGLESARVVFKDGDDMDEDSSNLEAEFNPATALFTEGSPPAPAWLQGTY from the coding sequence ATGGCCGCTCCCAAGCAGCCCACCTCCAACAGTTTCAAAAAGCTCCAGGGATTTTTGCGATCGCGCGTTGGCCAGGCGATCGCCGACTACGGCATGATTGGCGAGGGCGATCGCATCATGGTCTGCATCTCAGGCGGCAAAGACTCCCACACGCTATTGGATATCCTCCGTCACCTCCAGCGCAGCGCCCCCATCCACTTCGATATTCTGGCGGTGAATCTCGATCAAAAGCAGCCAGGGTTCCCGGCACAGGTGCTGCCGGAGTATTTTGAGGCGATCGGTGTGCCCTACCGCATCGTCGAGCAAGATACCTATAGCACCGTCAAGCGTGTGATTCCAGAAGGCAAAACCATGTGCAGCCTGTGCTCGCGCCTGCGCCGGGGCATTCTCTATCGGGTCGCCGCCGAGGAAGGGGCTACCAGAATTGCTTTGGGCCACCACCGCGACGACATGATCGAGACTCTGTTTCTCAATATGTTCCACGGCGGCAGGCTCAAGGCCATGCCCCCCAAACTGCTCACCGACGATCGCCGCCACATCGTCATTCGCCCCCTGGCCTACTGCCCCGAGGCCGACATCGCTCGCTACGCCCGCTACCGCGAGTTTCCGATCATTCCCTGCACGCTGTGTGGATCGCAGGCCAACTTGCAGCGTGCCCAAATCAAGGAAATGCTGCAAACCTGGGAAAAGCAGTGGCCCGGGCGCACCGAGACCCTGTTTCGCAGCCTGCAAAACGTTGCCCCCTCACAGCTCGCCGATCCCGCCCTGTTCAACTTTGGCGGCTTAGAGTCGGCTCGCGTGGTTTTTAAGGATGGGGATGACATGGATGAGGACAGCAGCAATTTAGAGGCAGAGTTTAACCCAGCTACAGCGCTATTTACCGAGGGGTCACCGCCAGCTCCAGCATGGCTACAAGGTACCTATTGA
- a CDS encoding calcium-binding protein, with protein MPNFTGNALDNSLVGSALGDVLKGLAGNDILDALAGNDVLDGGLGIDTMYGGSGNDTYTVDNVGDIVSEDKNLDGDDGGIDTVKAAVSFVLGNYLENLVLTGSANISGTGNSLNNALTGNNSNNVLKGLEGNDILKGLGGDDTLYGDEGNDSLDGGLGIDTMYGGSGNDTYTVDNAGDIVSEDGGLDGDDGGIDTVKTSVSFALSDHLENLVLTGFANIDGNGNSLNNILTGNTGNNYLQGLEGDDVLKGLDGNDTLIGGEGNDSLDGGGDNDYLFGGEGNNTLKGGSENDTLDINYSTGANLLDGGTGNDYFYAYYSSGNNTLKGGSESDNLDVNYSTGANFLDGGTGTDTLYAGYSSGNNTLKGGLESDNLHASYSSGNNILNGDGGNDTFFLNQVTGSNTLNGGSGDDYFNLSTTGGLASLITQTVVGSTHGANGDTLSLDTQSASSGLTFKMGATSTSSTALVDNYKIVFSGIENLQLTGTSYDDTITTGAGNDNFKSYGGTDIFNSGAGNDDVYAYGGSLTFNSGAGNDSATLYSGSLIFNGEAGNDSATLSNGGSLTFSGGDGNDSVYVSSYNNSSLTFTGGVGADSVYINDYYSYYYGYTTTASFDGEADNDTFYGGNGNDLIVGGAGEDYLLGGSGSDTFGYNNFTEGGDYLYDFASGTDKIQINGSVFGGGLSAGLLDVSQFVVGSSATTTSQRFVFDDTVGALYFDQDGSGAGFAQVQLARLGSVAHTDIAVV; from the coding sequence ATGCCCAACTTTACCGGAAATGCACTTGATAACAGTTTAGTCGGTTCAGCGTTAGGTGATGTTCTCAAGGGTCTGGCAGGTAACGACATTTTAGATGCCTTAGCGGGTAACGACGTCCTAGATGGTGGCTTAGGAATTGATACCATGTATGGTGGCAGCGGCAATGACACCTATACTGTCGACAATGTAGGCGATATTGTTTCTGAAGATAAAAATTTGGACGGCGATGATGGTGGTATTGATACCGTTAAAGCCGCGGTTAGCTTTGTCCTGGGCAATTATTTGGAGAACCTAGTATTAACAGGATCTGCCAACATTAGTGGTACTGGTAATAGCTTAAACAATGCCCTTACAGGAAATAACAGTAACAACGTCCTCAAGGGTTTAGAGGGTAACGACATCCTCAAAGGCTTAGGTGGTGACGACACCCTATATGGCGATGAGGGAAATGACAGCCTTGATGGTGGCTTAGGAATCGACACCATGTATGGTGGCAGTGGCAATGATACCTACACTGTTGATAATGCAGGCGACATTGTTTCTGAAGATGGGGGTTTGGATGGCGATGATGGCGGTATTGATACCGTTAAAACCTCAGTTAGCTTTGCACTGAGCGATCATCTAGAAAACCTAGTATTAACAGGATTTGCCAATATTGATGGTAATGGCAATAGCTTAAACAATATCCTCACAGGAAATACTGGTAATAACTACCTGCAGGGTTTAGAGGGTGATGACGTCCTTAAAGGCTTAGACGGCAACGACACCCTCATTGGCGGTGAGGGAAATGACAGCCTTGATGGTGGTGGCGACAATGACTATCTCTTTGGTGGAGAAGGCAACAATACCCTGAAGGGTGGTTCAGAGAATGACACTCTAGATATTAACTATTCAACTGGAGCTAACCTTCTAGACGGTGGCACTGGTAATGATTATTTCTACGCTTACTATTCCAGCGGTAACAATACCCTAAAGGGCGGCTCAGAGAGTGACAATCTTGATGTTAACTATTCAACTGGGGCTAACTTTCTAGATGGTGGCACTGGTACCGATACTCTCTACGCTGGTTATTCCAGCGGTAACAATACCCTGAAGGGCGGCTTAGAGAGTGACAATCTCCACGCTAGCTACTCTAGCGGCAACAATATTTTGAATGGGGACGGTGGCAATGACACGTTCTTTCTGAACCAGGTGACGGGCAGCAATACCCTCAATGGTGGCAGTGGTGACGATTATTTCAATCTTTCCACGACGGGGGGGCTCGCTTCGCTAATTACTCAAACGGTAGTGGGGAGTACCCATGGTGCCAATGGCGATACCTTATCGCTCGACACCCAGTCTGCCAGCAGTGGCCTAACTTTTAAAATGGGGGCTACTAGTACTAGTAGTACCGCTTTAGTAGACAATTACAAAATTGTTTTCAGCGGTATTGAAAACCTGCAGCTCACAGGAACAAGCTACGACGATACGATTACCACTGGGGCGGGCAACGATAACTTTAAGTCCTACGGTGGTACAGATATCTTTAATAGCGGTGCTGGCAATGACGATGTATATGCTTACGGCGGCTCGTTAACTTTCAATAGCGGCGCTGGCAATGACTCCGCAACTTTATACAGTGGGTCCTTGATTTTCAATGGCGAAGCAGGTAATGACTCCGCGACTTTGTCCAATGGTGGCTCCTTGACCTTCAGCGGAGGTGACGGTAACGATTCTGTATATGTTTCTAGCTACAACAACAGCTCCCTTACCTTTACGGGTGGAGTAGGTGCAGATTCGGTTTACATCAATGACTACTACTCCTACTACTACGGATACACCACCACGGCTAGCTTCGATGGCGAGGCAGACAACGATACCTTCTATGGAGGCAATGGCAATGACCTAATTGTTGGCGGTGCTGGTGAGGACTATCTCTTGGGTGGGAGTGGTAGCGACACCTTTGGCTACAACAACTTCACCGAAGGGGGTGATTACCTATATGACTTTGCAAGTGGAACCGATAAAATTCAAATCAACGGCAGTGTATTTGGGGGCGGCCTGAGTGCTGGCTTGCTGGATGTCAGTCAGTTTGTCGTTGGGTCGTCGGCCACCACAACTAGCCAGCGATTTGTCTTTGACGACACCGTGGGGGCACTCTACTTTGACCAAGATGGCAGTGGCGCTGGTTTTGCCCAGGTGCAGCTAGCTAGGCTGGGTTCAGTTGCCCATACAGACATTGCGGTTGTCTAG
- a CDS encoding DUF29 domain-containing protein yields the protein MSPQTAALAALANLYEQDYALWLDTTGQLLKAGRLAEVDIANLLKELNDMGRSEKQALTSNLIVVLMHLLKYAYQPGQRSNNWRFTLKEHRRRLQEALGTSPSLTDYFEQIFADCYQEARDLTATETGVGLENFPIESPFTHEQVLDRAFLPR from the coding sequence ATGTCGCCTCAAACCGCTGCCCTAGCTGCGCTAGCCAATCTCTATGAGCAAGACTATGCTCTGTGGCTCGACACTACGGGCCAGCTGCTCAAAGCGGGTAGACTTGCGGAGGTAGATATTGCCAACTTACTCAAAGAACTAAACGACATGGGGCGTAGCGAAAAACAGGCCTTGACCAGCAACCTGATTGTGGTGCTGATGCATTTGCTCAAGTACGCTTACCAGCCTGGACAGCGTTCTAACAACTGGCGGTTTACCCTTAAAGAGCATCGTCGCCGGTTACAGGAAGCCCTAGGCACTAGCCCTAGCCTGACGGATTATTTTGAGCAGATATTTGCCGACTGCTACCAGGAGGCTCGCGACCTAACCGCCACTGAAACTGGGGTTGGCCTAGAGAATTTCCCCATCGAGAGCCCGTTCACCCATGAGCAGGTGCTCGATCGCGCGTTTCTGCCTAGGTAG
- the metH gene encoding methionine synthase: MSSAFLDRLHSPDRPVMVFDGAMGTNLQVQNLTAEDFGGPEYEGCNEYLVFTNPKAVETVHRGFLEAGADVIETDTFGGTAIVLAEYDLADRAYELNKTAAALARRVADEYSTPDKPRFVAGSMGPGTKLPTLGHIDFDTLKDSYVDQAKGLIDGGVDLMLVETCQDVLQIKAALNGIEEAFTATGKRLPLMVSVTMEQQGTMLVGTEMAAALTILEPYPIDILGLNCATGPDLMKDHVRHLAEQSPFVISCIPNAGLPENVGGNAVYRLTPMELRMSLMHFIEDLGVQVIGGCCGTRPEHIAQLAELAKDLRPKPRPVRVGEWASGRVGESPDTEHLPIHPSTHPPSHPSPRPALNYIPAAASIYSPQPYEQDNSFLIVGERLNASGSKKCREMLNAEDWDGLVALAREQVKEGAHVLDVNVDYVGRDGERDMHELVSRLVTNVTLPLMLDSTEWQKMEAGLKVAGGKCILNSTNYEDGDERFFKVLELAKRYGAGIVVGTIDEDGMARSAEKKFQIAQRAYRDALEYGLPAHEIFFDTLALPISTGIEEDRVNGRETLESIRLIRKNLPGSHIMLGVSNVSFGLSPVARVTLNSVFLHEAMQVGLDGAIVSAAKILPLAKIDPDHQKVCRDLIYDRREFDGDIVSYDPLTKLTTLFEGKSLKKKEAIAKDLPIDEQLKQHIIDGERIGLDDALAKALETYPPLEIINTFLLDGMKVVGELFGSGQMQLPFVLQSAQTMKAAVAYLEPYMEKADSDGSGKGTFIIATVKGDVHDIGKNLVDIILSNNGYKVVNLGIKQPVDAIIQAYREHHADCIAMSGLLVKSTAFMKDNLETFNQEGITVPVILGGAALTPKFVHEDCQNTYKGKVVYGKDAFSDLHFMDKLMPAKAAGNWDDLSGFLDEVEAVGSDGVTELESDGVTELESDGVTELESDGVTELKSDGVTSSPDYSITPSLDHPITPSPQDITRSEAVDPTIPRPTPPFWGTRVLTPAEISLEDVFSYLDLQALFVGQWQFRKPQEQSREEYDAFLQETVHPILDTWKQRILAEGLLHPQLVYGYFPCLAEGNSLHIYDPSVVADGQIDSPIHPDPIATFTFPRQKSLRRLCIADFFLPKELAKPGQFDVFPMQAVTVGEVATEFAQSLFKDDRYTDYLYYYGLSVQTAEALAEWCHARIRQELGYGELEPGTLREVLQQRYQGSRYSFGYPACPNMDDQPVQIELLKAEQIGLTIDESEQLHPEQSTTAIVAYHPAAKYFSA, from the coding sequence ATGTCTAGCGCCTTTCTCGATCGCCTCCACAGCCCCGATCGCCCCGTCATGGTCTTCGATGGCGCGATGGGTACTAACCTTCAAGTGCAAAACCTGACGGCGGAAGACTTTGGTGGCCCCGAGTACGAAGGCTGCAATGAATATCTGGTATTCACCAATCCCAAAGCTGTAGAAACCGTGCACCGTGGGTTTCTTGAAGCCGGGGCCGACGTGATTGAAACCGACACCTTCGGCGGTACTGCGATCGTGCTGGCCGAATATGACTTGGCCGATCGCGCCTACGAACTCAACAAAACCGCCGCCGCCTTGGCCCGCCGCGTCGCCGACGAATACTCCACTCCTGACAAACCTCGCTTCGTCGCCGGGTCCATGGGGCCAGGGACAAAACTACCCACCCTAGGCCATATCGACTTCGACACCCTCAAAGATTCCTACGTCGATCAGGCGAAGGGGCTGATCGACGGTGGTGTAGACCTGATGCTGGTCGAAACCTGCCAGGACGTACTGCAAATCAAAGCCGCCCTCAACGGCATTGAAGAAGCTTTCACCGCAACAGGAAAGCGCCTGCCCCTAATGGTCTCCGTCACCATGGAGCAGCAGGGTACTATGCTCGTCGGCACCGAGATGGCCGCTGCCCTAACCATTCTCGAACCCTACCCCATCGACATTCTGGGCCTCAACTGCGCCACCGGCCCCGACCTGATGAAAGACCACGTGCGCCACCTGGCCGAGCAGTCGCCCTTTGTGATCTCCTGCATCCCCAACGCCGGTTTGCCCGAAAACGTGGGCGGCAATGCTGTCTACCGCCTCACCCCGATGGAACTGCGCATGTCGCTGATGCACTTCATCGAGGATCTCGGCGTGCAGGTGATCGGCGGCTGCTGCGGCACCCGACCCGAGCACATTGCGCAATTGGCAGAGTTGGCTAAGGATCTGCGGCCGAAGCCGAGACCCGTTAGGGTAGGCGAGTGGGCGAGTGGGCGTGTAGGCGAGTCACCCGATACAGAACACCTACCCATCCACCCATCCACCCATCCACCCTCCCACCCCTCCCCCCGCCCCGCCCTCAACTACATCCCCGCCGCCGCCTCGATCTACAGCCCCCAGCCCTACGAGCAAGACAACTCGTTTTTGATCGTGGGGGAACGGCTCAACGCTAGCGGCTCGAAAAAGTGCCGCGAGATGCTGAATGCGGAGGATTGGGATGGGCTGGTGGCGTTGGCGAGAGAACAGGTCAAAGAGGGCGCCCACGTCCTCGACGTGAACGTAGACTACGTGGGCCGCGACGGCGAACGCGACATGCACGAGTTGGTGTCGCGCCTGGTCACCAACGTCACTCTGCCGCTGATGCTCGACTCCACCGAGTGGCAAAAGATGGAGGCGGGCCTGAAAGTGGCCGGGGGCAAGTGCATTCTTAACTCGACGAACTACGAGGATGGTGACGAGCGCTTCTTCAAAGTGCTGGAGCTGGCAAAGAGATACGGTGCAGGCATTGTCGTCGGCACCATCGACGAAGACGGCATGGCCCGCAGTGCCGAGAAGAAGTTCCAAATTGCCCAGCGTGCCTATCGTGACGCCTTGGAATACGGCCTGCCCGCCCACGAGATTTTCTTCGACACCCTGGCGTTGCCGATTTCGACCGGCATTGAAGAAGACCGGGTGAACGGGCGCGAAACCCTCGAATCGATTCGGCTGATTCGCAAAAACCTGCCCGGCAGCCACATCATGCTGGGGGTGTCGAACGTTTCCTTTGGCCTCAGCCCGGTAGCCCGCGTCACCCTCAACTCGGTGTTTCTCCACGAGGCGATGCAAGTGGGACTGGATGGGGCGATCGTTAGCGCCGCCAAGATTTTGCCTCTGGCTAAAATCGACCCCGACCACCAAAAAGTCTGCCGCGACCTGATCTACGATCGCCGCGAATTTGACGGCGACATTGTCTCCTATGACCCGTTAACCAAGCTCACCACCCTATTTGAGGGCAAGAGCCTGAAGAAAAAGGAGGCGATCGCCAAAGACTTGCCCATCGACGAGCAGCTCAAGCAGCACATCATCGATGGTGAGCGCATTGGCCTTGACGATGCCCTGGCCAAGGCGCTCGAAACCTATCCACCGCTTGAAATCATCAACACCTTTTTGCTCGACGGCATGAAGGTGGTAGGTGAACTGTTTGGCTCCGGCCAAATGCAACTGCCCTTTGTGCTGCAATCGGCTCAGACTATGAAAGCCGCCGTGGCATATCTCGAACCCTACATGGAAAAAGCCGACAGCGACGGCTCCGGCAAGGGCACCTTCATCATCGCCACGGTCAAGGGCGATGTCCACGACATCGGCAAAAACCTGGTCGATATCATTCTGTCGAACAATGGCTACAAGGTGGTCAACCTGGGCATCAAACAGCCCGTGGACGCGATCATCCAGGCCTATCGCGAGCACCACGCCGACTGCATCGCCATGAGCGGTCTGCTGGTCAAATCCACCGCCTTTATGAAAGACAACCTGGAGACCTTCAACCAAGAGGGCATTACCGTCCCCGTCATCCTCGGCGGCGCGGCGCTGACCCCCAAGTTCGTTCACGAAGATTGCCAGAACACTTACAAGGGCAAGGTCGTCTACGGCAAAGATGCCTTCTCTGACCTGCACTTTATGGACAAACTCATGCCCGCGAAGGCGGCGGGAAACTGGGATGACCTGAGTGGGTTTTTGGATGAAGTTGAGGCGGTGGGGAGTGATGGAGTGACGGAGTTGGAGAGTGATGGAGTGACGGAGTTGGAGAGTGATGGAGTGACGGAGTTGGAGAGTGATGGAGTGACGGAGTTGAAGAGTGATGGAGTGACCTCATCACCCGATTACTCCATTACCCCATCACTCGATCACCCAATTACCCCATCACCCCAAGACATCACCCGCTCCGAAGCCGTAGACCCCACCATTCCCCGCCCCACGCCTCCCTTCTGGGGCACCCGCGTGCTCACCCCGGCAGAGATTTCGCTGGAGGACGTCTTTAGCTACCTCGATCTCCAGGCGCTGTTTGTGGGTCAGTGGCAATTCCGCAAACCCCAAGAGCAATCTCGTGAGGAGTACGATGCGTTCTTGCAGGAGACGGTACATCCCATTCTGGATACCTGGAAGCAGCGGATTTTGGCAGAGGGCTTACTCCATCCCCAACTGGTCTACGGCTATTTCCCCTGTCTGGCAGAGGGGAATAGTTTGCATATCTACGATCCGTCTGTTGTAGCAGATGGGCAGATAGATTCTCCCATCCACCCAGATCCCATCGCCACCTTCACCTTCCCCCGGCAAAAGTCGCTGCGACGGCTGTGCATTGCCGACTTCTTCTTGCCTAAGGAACTGGCGAAGCCCGGCCAGTTCGACGTATTCCCTATGCAGGCGGTGACGGTGGGTGAAGTGGCTACGGAGTTCGCCCAGAGCCTCTTCAAGGATGACCGATACACCGACTACCTGTACTACTACGGGCTGTCGGTGCAAACCGCCGAGGCTCTAGCGGAGTGGTGCCACGCTCGCATTCGTCAAGAACTGGGCTATGGGGAGCTGGAGCCTGGCACCTTGCGGGAGGTGCTTCAGCAGCGCTACCAGGGGTCGCGCTATAGCTTTGGCTACCCGGCCTGCCCAAATATGGATGACCAGCCGGTGCAGATAGAGCTGCTCAAGGCTGAGCAGATTGGCTTGACCATCGATGAAAGTGAACAGCTACATCCTGAGCAGTCGACCACGGCGATCGTGGCTTATCACCCGGCGGCGAAGTACTTTAGTGCTTAG